AATGGATTATGTTATGTCTGACATTCCTGTTTGCGTTATCAGCTATGGGAGCAAATGTTTCTTTTGCAGATACAGGTGAAGGCTTTGTTAGAGCTGTTCATGCATCCCCGGATGCACCTGCAGTGGATATCTATGTGAATAAGGATAAAGTAGTTGAAGGTGTTTCATTTAAAGGTGTGAGCGAATACATGCCATTACAGGAAGGCTCTTACACCATCCGTATTTTTGCCCAGGGAGCAAACCCTAAAAAGGATACCCCTGTTATTGAGAAAAATGTAGATGTAAAAGGGGAACAAGCATACACCTTGGCAGCAGTAGGTCCTCTAAACCAAATTGATCTTGTAGCTGTCAGTGATGACCTCCAGCCTGCAGAAGGTAAAGCAAAAGTCAGAGCAGCCCACTTTTCCCCTGATGCCCCGGCTGTAGACATTGCAGCAGGACCGGAAACGATTTTATTCGAAAATGTGAGCTTTCCTCAGGTAGCTGAATACTTGGAAGTGGATGCAGGAACTGTGAACCTGCAAGTACGGCCAACCGGGTCACAGGATGTGGTGTTTGAAGTTCCTAATTTAGGACTCGAGGCAGGCGCTGTTTATTCTGCATTAGCAGTAGGCCAGCTTGAAGGAGAACCGGGCTTTGATATTATTATTGTAAAAGATGAACTGAAAGAATAAGGGCGCTATCCCAAAGTTACATCAGATAAAAACCACAGAGGTGAGCAAAGGACCGGAGAGTCTTTTGTTCCCTTTTTTTGTATGCCGCCACTCCGTGTGTGAAAAGATAAAAGAATATTAATGGTTTTGTAATGGAATTGTAATGTTTCATTCATCGCATAACAGCGAAAATACGTTTACTATAAAAGTATTAACGAACACATAAAGGTGATGGCATGAGAAAGACAAATTATCCAATAATATTCTCACTACTATTCATTATTACATTGACATCATTTCCATCATTACCAGAAGCTGGCAAACCCTCCGATCTATACAGTGAGGCAGCAGTTGTTATTGATGCCCGCACCGGGGAAGTCCTTTACGAAAAAAACGCATACCGGACAATGTACCCGGCAAGCATAACGAAAATCATTACAACTATTGTGGCTCTGGAAGAAGCAGGTCTTTCTGATGACGTACAAGTGAGTTTTGATGCGGTAAATGTAATAGGCTCCAGAGTCTATTTACTGGAAGAGGAGATTCTTCCACTCGAACAGCTTCTCCATGGCATCATGATCAGTTCCGGTAACGATGCATCTATAGCAGTAGCCGAACATATAGATGGTTCAGTTAAGGCTTTTGCAGACCGGATGAATGCGTTTGTGACAGAGAAGGTAGGGGTTGAAAACTCCAACTTTACGAATCCCCACGGCCTTTTTGAAGAAGAGCATGTAACCACCGCCTACGATATGGCCAGAATAAGTGCTTATGCAATGGGAAATGAACAGTTTAGAGAGATTGTCGGAACGAAAAGCCTGGACTGGAAAGGGGAAGGGTGGGAAACAACCCTTTATAATCACCACGATTTAATGAGACAGAATGACCATATTACAGGAGTAAAAAACGGTTATGTCAGAAGATCGGGCTATACTCTGGTTACCTCAGCATTTGATGGGGACACTGAAGTGATTGTTGTAACACTGAACTCCCCATCGCGGCTGTTTGCATATAATGATACGAACAAGCTTATTGACTACAGCCTGGCTGAATATGAAACACAGGTGTTAAGCCTTGCCGATGAAGACCTTTTGACCAACCACATTATACCTGAAGAACTTGCAGTGACAACCCGCAGGGGAGAAGATATTAAATATGAGGTGCGCGAAGAAGGAGAAATTATTGTAACTGGGAAAGGGAACCGGAAGATCGCTCATATTGACCTTGAAAAAAGGTACCTGACAGATCTCCCGTCGTATATTATCCCTTCAGATAAAGAAACAACAGTCGTTAAGAAGCAGGAAGAGCCGATTAAGAAAAGTATTGCACTGTGGTTTATTTTAAGCGGGTTTAATAAGGTTTTTAACAGATAGAAGCTTTTCATCTGTTCAATGAATAGCGGAAGTACTTATCAGAGGTTGACTTTACCCTTTAGTCAGCCTCTTTTTTAATGGCTGTTTTCGGATAAATTGTGCTTTTAGTGAATGTGATAATAAAGCCGGAGTGCCCGAGACTCCTGCGATAGTTACGAGCGTTTACATAAGAAGCAGGGTTATTTCTTCTGGCTTGCCTGCGCCACCGCGGAAATGGAAGGGCACGCAGACTTTATGTGTTAAGATTTGACTTATAGTAAAGAGTAGCAAACTATAGGGAAAACAGCTTTTTATTTGACTTTTCAACCCATACATCGTTCACTCATCACTCAGATATAGAGCTGCTTAATGATACAAGCATTTTTGTGTATTCATTCCGGTTTTTAAACATGGCTTCATTCCAGTTTTGTTCAATCCATTCTTTAAGTTCTTGAGATGAATTAAATACTTCTCCCGATGTATCTGCTTTTCTTATCATGTATCTGCCATTGTCTTCATCACAAGTGACTTCACATGGAAAAGCACCGTCGTGACTCTGTAATTGAAAGTCCATTCTCCTGTCTCCCTTCATAAAGGTTTACCTGAAAATACAATTTGGGGCATTCTCAACCTCGTATGGATGTTCTAAGCTTCGTTGAAACGGAATACGATCCCTTTCCGCATACTTGCGCCGATCCTCTTCAGGGCTTTGCTCTTACGGTATTTCGCCAGTCTCGCATTTCCGCATGAGTCTCGCGTATTCCGTTCAACTTCGCATGCTAACCTGTAATATCAGAAGAGCAGGTTAACTGAGTTGAAAAAAGACCGCATGGCTATTTTCATTCACCATGGTGTAAAAAAATTAGCATGGGAATGACCCCCTGAGTGCCGAGCACGAGGAGAATCATCGCCCCCCCCCCCCCGCTAAGTGAGTGAAATTAAACACCTGAATTACCAGAGCCATCAAAAAACCTCGCCGGATCTCATATAGCATATTTTTATTGTGATATTCATTCATACAAAGAATTCAACCATGATTTAGAAAGACTTCCAATAGATGGGTGAAGTGTGATAACTTTTATACATTTTTACATAATTTTTTAGAAATGACGTAGCGGTCAGAAGAACTTCTTATTATAATATAGACAGAAGTCGAATTTTTTCGATAATTACCGGAGGGGACTGTTTATGATGAGATGGGCTAAGCGGATTTTACAAAACCTTGTACTTCTAAGCTCACTGACAATTGCTGTAGTTTTGATCTCTGTTGCATTTGCAGTGTATCTCTGGCAGTCCACGGATGCAGGGCGGCTCCCGGCAAAAACCGCTGTTGTGCTTCATGCTATTAATAATAATCTGGTTACATTGGATATTGATGTCAGGCCTCCAAGAATTGTGAGCGGAGGAGGCGGAGGAAGCCCGTTGTTAAGAGAGGACCTCTATGTACCGGTAGTCGGCGATGTTCAAGTGCCTGTAAGAATATACAGACCTCAGGGTGAAGGGCCGTATCCGATTATCATGTATTATCACGGTGGTGCGTTCATGGAGGGGTACGGGAGTATTGAAACCCATGACAATATTGTCCGGTCCCTGGCGTCCCGTACGGAGAGTGTCGTGATTTCGGTCGGATACAGAGTGGCGCCGGAACATATTTTCCCAGCGGCTGTAGAAGACAGCTATGCTGCGTTGCAGTGGGCAGAGAGAAATGCGGGAAGTTTTAATGGTGACCCTGACACAATAAGTGTTGCAGGTGACAGTGCAGGAGGAAATATTGCTACAGTGATGACACTTATGGCAAGGGACCGGGAAGGCC
This DNA window, taken from Alteribacter keqinensis, encodes the following:
- a CDS encoding D-alanyl-D-alanine carboxypeptidase family protein, whose translation is MRKTNYPIIFSLLFIITLTSFPSLPEAGKPSDLYSEAAVVIDARTGEVLYEKNAYRTMYPASITKIITTIVALEEAGLSDDVQVSFDAVNVIGSRVYLLEEEILPLEQLLHGIMISSGNDASIAVAEHIDGSVKAFADRMNAFVTEKVGVENSNFTNPHGLFEEEHVTTAYDMARISAYAMGNEQFREIVGTKSLDWKGEGWETTLYNHHDLMRQNDHITGVKNGYVRRSGYTLVTSAFDGDTEVIVVTLNSPSRLFAYNDTNKLIDYSLAEYETQVLSLADEDLLTNHIIPEELAVTTRRGEDIKYEVREEGEIIVTGKGNRKIAHIDLEKRYLTDLPSYIIPSDKETTVVKKQEEPIKKSIALWFILSGFNKVFNR
- a CDS encoding alpha/beta hydrolase, translating into MMRWAKRILQNLVLLSSLTIAVVLISVAFAVYLWQSTDAGRLPAKTAVVLHAINNNLVTLDIDVRPPRIVSGGGGGSPLLREDLYVPVVGDVQVPVRIYRPQGEGPYPIIMYYHGGAFMEGYGSIETHDNIVRSLASRTESVVISVGYRVAPEHIFPAAVEDSYAALQWAERNAGSFNGDPDTISVAGDSAGGNIATVMTLMARDREGPEITSQVLFYPLTTFQDVDLRSREIYDSGYYLLSRQVMYRARDLYTPEEMMWSNPYTSPLQADNLSDLPPALIITAEFDPLRDEGEAYAKRLFESGVHVRATRYRGVMHGFVSFYEVMQSGRYGLQEASSFLRQAHGGVLQESPYQLQVRQSPQGIDRVREQAEAFAIAAYLLGRTGADLLTP
- a CDS encoding DUF4397 domain-containing protein produces the protein MRKWIMLCLTFLFALSAMGANVSFADTGEGFVRAVHASPDAPAVDIYVNKDKVVEGVSFKGVSEYMPLQEGSYTIRIFAQGANPKKDTPVIEKNVDVKGEQAYTLAAVGPLNQIDLVAVSDDLQPAEGKAKVRAAHFSPDAPAVDIAAGPETILFENVSFPQVAEYLEVDAGTVNLQVRPTGSQDVVFEVPNLGLEAGAVYSALAVGQLEGEPGFDIIIVKDELKE